The following is a genomic window from Sulfurihydrogenibium sp..
CTCTTCAACAACAGAGTTATACGCACCACATACAGAACACCTTCCTACCCACGTTGGATAGGTTGCCCCACACTCATTACATACATAAATTGGTTTCACCTTGTTTTTCTTCATTTTGCATATATTTTAATGCTTCCATTTTTGCTACTTTATCACAGTATTCGTTCTCAGGATGTCCGTTATGTCCTTTAATCCAAAATGCTTTTACGTTATGTCTTTGTAAAAGCTGGTCTAATTTTTGCCATAAGTCTTTGTTTAATACATCTTTCTTATTTGACGTTTTCCAGCCGTTTTTCTTCCATTTCTCAAGCCAGCTGTTTATACCATCAACTACATATTTGCTATCAGTGTAAAGCTCTATATTATAGCTATTTTTAATCTTTTCAAGGGCTTTTATTACTGCCATCAATTCCATCCGATTGTTCGTAGTTTGCTTTTCTCCACCTTTTACAATAACTCGTTTTTCTTCGCCTACTATAATACTACAATAACCACCGGGTCCAGGATTTCCAAGACTTGAACCATTGGCAAAAATTTTGATTGTTTTCATCTTTCCCTTGATGTTTAAAATTTAAATTTGGTAAAATCTTATCAAAAAAGAGGAGAAAACTCAATGATAAAGGCAGTTTTAACAGATATAGAAGGCACAACAACGCCTATCTCTTTCGTAAAAGATGTATTGTTCCCTTATTCTTATGAAAAAATAGAAGAGTTTGTAAAAAACAATCTTCAAAATCCACAAGTACAAAAAATTATAGAAGATGTAAAGAAAGAGATTAATAAAAGTGATGCTTCTTTGGAAGAGGTAATAGAAAATCTTAAAAGTTGGATAGCTGAGGATAAAAAAATTACTCCTTTAAAAGAGTTGCAAGGGCTGATTTGGGAAGAGGGTTATAAATCTGGTAAACTGCAGGGCTTTGTATATCCAGATGCTTACAATAAATTAAAAGAATGGTTTGATTCTGGAATAAAGATTTTTATATATTCTTCCGGCTCTGTAAAAGCTCAAAAGCTTTTGTTTTCTAA
Proteins encoded in this region:
- the rnhA gene encoding ribonuclease HI; this encodes MKTIKIFANGSSLGNPGPGGYCSIIVGEEKRVIVKGGEKQTTNNRMELMAVIKALEKIKNSYNIELYTDSKYVVDGINSWLEKWKKNGWKTSNKKDVLNKDLWQKLDQLLQRHNVKAFWIKGHNGHPENEYCDKVAKMEALKYMQNEEKQGETNLCM
- the mtnC gene encoding acireductone synthase, which encodes MIKAVLTDIEGTTTPISFVKDVLFPYSYEKIEEFVKNNLQNPQVQKIIEDVKKEINKSDASLEEVIENLKSWIAEDKKITPLKELQGLIWEEGYKSGKLQGFVYPDAYNKLKEWFDSGIKIFIYSSGSVKAQKLLFSNTNYGDLNYLFSGYFDTNIGNKKDKQSYVKIVKEIGFNPSEILFLSDNPDEIIAAASAGYNVIRLVRPLDAEYIENFPYRQVESFDEIEIGRV